TTCGATTTGTCAGACGCGTGACGTTCATTAAATCTggccttctttcttttgcttttacgATATCGATGATGATaccttaaaaatatattcacaaaaattaataaatacgtataaatcATTAGAAATCTATAACAGTGcttcaaatatattatcgaaaagtATATCTATAGATAATACCATTTTGCGATTCGATTATTACGATTGGTCGTGTCATGTCTAAACGCACACTAAGTATAACCGCTCTGTTTCATGAGACGATGTgcgtgaattatttttaaaagaggCGAACTTGTTACTGAATATAAATACAcgaatattacaattttaattacaattataataagaataagaaaaataatagtagtagcactaataataataataataataataataataataataataataataataacaataatagtaataatagtaataataatactaataataataatcaagaaCTAGCACTAAAATATCAACTTATAAAAACGCACACAAACTATCGTATTAAAAATGCAAATCTGAACATATACTTGAAGACGAAGAATACAAACCATACTGATACAAGACAATTCACAAAGCTATaacagtataataataaataatatagcgGGCatcacattaattaataaaaaaaaaaggaagagagtatCTGCCTGATAAACTCTGCAAATGACGCAAATGGCACACAAAAATAAcatctaagaaaaaaaatgacaaaatacACAAGGACGATCTTAGGGTTGAACAAAAGCAAACATTCAAAAAGTCATTATTGCTGTTGGAAACAACAGCAATAGTACGGGATTATAGTAAAGTGATGAGGAGAATTGCGAGATTAGTAGAGCGATATTGTGCTTGTTTATAGTCAAGAGAAAAGCAACGAGAAACTAGATATTATAGCGTACTATGTTTCTTCAAAATGTCAAATGTCATTGTCAAAGCTTCTATAGTTTATActtactattaatataaaaaatattataataatattaaatattaataattacattaaaaattactGCATTGTTttgacatattatttttttctcactaTTGAAAAATACTTCGTTCTTATCAGGGAAATTCCCGTGGCTAGCCGAATGCCCTCGAGCGCGGTTATCTTTGCTAACAGAaacgaacatttttctttttagttgcATCGCTAGTGGACACCGCCTTCCTCACGATTCTCTTCAatactttattataaacaCTTTATTATAAACACAGAAATACATTGGTTTCATTTTATCGTGTTGCTCATTTTCatagttaaaaaaattagCAAAAGCAGTTGTAAAATAATACCTGACTTGATCGCAACCCATGACGTCATAAAAGATGTGAGACATTtgtgatgacgatgataataataatacataataataataataaatccaagagaatttcaatattcagtgcatgagtatatatatatatatatatatatatatatatatatatatatttatttatgaagaaaaacCCAGAACTGCCAAGAGCGCAAAAGTtctaaaagtttttaaatccCTTCTCTAAATTTCAGGACTTTTAACTATGAAAGTTGATGTTtcgattatcgaaaaaaatactatatatCAACGTATAACTGTATTATTCGAGCTCATAATACTTGTTCAAAAGTACATTGAAagaagtaattataataaatgtagtaGAAAGAAGTCGCATgctttatgataaaaaaaaaggaaaataacaaataataattaataacaatcttTAATCTTGAATGATGAAAATCGTGTAAACGTATCATTCTGTCGATTGCTGTGAAcgtgattattataatcgcatTGTTCACGACGTCCACATACACTGGAAAATAGAAGgtataaatatagttatatgtgtaaatatgtTTCATGTGTCCATTTTATgacgaataaattaatttctcgcAAAATAATACTACTTCAAAGTAATCACGGATAatgtattttgtatatattaaacagGTAAACatgtaaaatgttttaaattaattttactaatatttGTGATTATGTTATTCTTCTGTTCCAGTACGATCATTTCTTAATACAGCTTTCTAAtgttattgataaatataatttcacgTTATCATTTAAACTAGTAACGTCAATATCAAGTTACCattcgaaaaatgttacataaaaaagaatgagctATTTTACTTAAACATTGTTTCCCTTATCTTGCTTAACTTAAAAAGTTAATCCGTTTCTGCAGTCAACTTTAATtctgtatatttataaaatttataacaatgaCTGATCATTCATTTGTGTAATTATTAAGCGGTCACTATACttgtattttacatttaatttattttttaatgaagatgtatttaatgtttataatacccCCGGCAATAATACCtacgtaaaaataacaaattcaattatttctaaGTTTCAATGTCGGAGAAAAATATCCACGCTAAACGACtggaatttaataattttcgatataatagaattaatgaaCATCAAAATCGCATTACCCGtagatcatatttatatacgactTATTAAGGAATTTGCAGTAGTTAAATGAgtcaatatgaaaaattactaTCTCTGAGCTGAGATCATTTTGTgtgtacatttaaatattgaagatagagagagagagagagagagagagagagagagagcgagagagagggagggagagagggagaatgatGTTTGAAATGAAAGTATTTGTTTGAAGCTTGACGATtgtcaatttattataaatattcttaacgATAAACGCATATCGTCTCTCGATCGagctttaataaaataaagaaaaaattaatttaatagaaaaatagagacgAAAGTATCTACATAGatgtgtatttattttctttttcttgataaaaatttttcttcgtacaaattatatatcttaaagaagataaaagataaaaaaaaaaggaagattttaattgtatttcaattgatataaaataatacgacATGTTCGAACGGAAATTAAGTATTTACGAAACAATTATCACGTAGTCTATCGATATCgataaaagtagaaagatAGTATAAAGTATTTTCGAAGAAAGCGAAAGACGTATAGAGATATGGACTTTAGATATTCTTGTATGCATAGCGATGAATTAAACGTCAAAATAAATCCGATTTGTATttaagttattttattatctctattaagtCTATAATTCGCATTTTGAAACTTTAAACGAAATCATTTTTTGTCGATTGTATATTAAATGTCAGTGAGGcataactttattaaaaaaaaaaaaaagaaaaaacagttaaaccaaaaaaaaaataaaaaggaaagaaaagaacgaaagtttGATAAAACTTGTTTCAATCTTTATCAGTGCATGAGAAGAGAAATGTATacagaatatttatatttttgtataataaataatatctttcgtttctcgtaaaatttttcgaaTGGATGAGGAAACTAtgtttttacattaaaatcaGTTGTTGTgcattaatagaaaattaaatgtcTACGATTTCacatttaaatgttaaaataaaaaagaaacccaccctcttaaaaaaaaaaaaaaaaaaagcgagaaataaaaaataaacaaaacgaaaGCTAAACTAGTTATCTGccgatataagaaaaaaaaaaaaaaaaaaagaagaaagaacaaaacataATGTGCTAACAAGAAATCGAACTATATTGCTCGTACGATCCATACTGTATGTTCTGTATATTATGAATGTTTAGAGGaccaagaaatataatataccgATGTGAAGATCGACTgtcttgtatttttattttaatacatcgaatcttcatctttttatcCTATCACGCAAAAATATAGGATAAATAAGAAACATGACTAACCATCTCTTACAACAAAGTTATATTTGCGATATAATCACTTTATGCGTACATATAGATGTATTGCTTACTATGTTGCTCTGAGGAACAGATGTGCAGAGATAAAAATTAGGATAaggtgtatattttttatttcatctttttgaAACGACAGTGATTGTCTTGCGTCACTTGTTACATATATTCTAATTAcaatttacaatataaaactGATACGGTTAACATGGCAAGTATAAGATTATTTGAGGTTACAgtgtttgtaaaaaaataaataagtacgtataataagtacataaatgtacgtacttacataaaataagaatgatcGCCGAGAATGATTACTGAGGTCgcaaaaatgaatgaattttcatttcgtAATTTATCTAACATAAAAACTTGCGATAAGTCTTGAACTTTGTAGCAATGTATaccatatagaaaaaaaaattcaactccaataaagtaaaatagaaTCAATGTTAGCTGAACGCtacaaaaacttttattcAGACAACttcaacaaaaacaaaaaaaaaaaaagaaaatcaataatttgtcACCAATCCAAAGTTCATggacttttaaaaaaatacaatggtTATTCAACTCACTGATTATCGAGacgatgtaataaaatataaaatgtcgcGATCAtaagtttcattataatcTAGTTAATTTGCATCGAACATATTATTCGAGCAATCTCTTtcgatcctttctttctttcagtaCGCGAACTTTAGCAatctcaaagaaaagaaaaaaaagatttaaataatgttgagaaataaataagaatatgcGTTTGTAGGAACGTACGttcatgtataaaaaaaaaaaaaaaaaaaaaaaaaaaacgaaaaagaaatagaatcgTTATAACGAACAAAATTgatgaaatgaataataatttagaatCCATTTACTTTAACGCCATTTGGTATACGAAAGATTCTCTGCTTAAATGGAAGCTCACCGATGAGATATCGTTTGAGAATATCTTGTGCGATTTTCGAGTGTCCGGCGCCAATAAAACTAAGCGTGGCATCCCTTCCAGCGTATTCAAGAAGAACATCTTGTCCACCCGGATGAGTCTTCAATAGCTCGGTACAATCGTAAACGTAATCGTATATTATAATCCAACAATTGTTCGGCGTATCGTGCCAAGCAACCTCATCCAAACTAATAGACCTAAGTTCACCAAGTCTTGAAGCTTCCTCGTTTCGTTTTGATCTCCTCGTTTTTTCCTTGAACGTAACGTCAGAAGATGTCTCATAAGTTTGCTCTCTGGTTACGCTCAAAAAACcatctcttttcgtttccgAATCTGTCATATCCAAGGGTCGAAATGTCAGACTTACACGATCTATGCCTCTCAAACTTTCCTGTTCTCTCCTGAAAGAAATGtatttaatctcttttttagCTTAAAGAGTAAAATGTCGATAAAATTGACAACCTATGATCACTATGATCTTcgctttcttttcgttaaaataacgttacattgattgaaaattttacaaatttcctCGATAGTTTTACAAACAGTTGCTTTAACGATCATTCATTCTCATATAGGTATACGATCAAGAAAATGCAtacgagaaacaaaaataatatatatacatatatattctatttcgcaaatcttattatgaaaaatttaatcgagCTAACTTCTTGATATTTCAAGATCGGTTTATCATTAAAttcgagaataattatatatacgatatgagtaACAGAAATGTTTACGAATGTTTCATGCCTACTGTGAAAGTTACGAACGTAGTTATTACAaagtcgagaaaaaaaaattgtctggAGCGAAATTTACTGCAGACAGACTCGATACTTGATTTATTCGCTCCAATTacgtatgatatatatgtatatgtatatatcatacgttcgcgataaatttataaaaacctATAGAGAACATGATATCGAACTTGATCTCGATGAACtcgaaattaaatttagatCGAACGAatgttagaagaaaaaaatcgtgatTGCACTTACGTCGAGGAAGATTCTTTCTCGATGGACATTGTACGATGTACTGACTATCGGAGAAGTCAAAATGTCAATTCCTCTGGGGAAaggtaaataatttcattaccGGTTGAAACCCGATGCGTGCAAACGAGGTGTTCCCTTGGTCACGCACGGTAATCCAATGCTATTACTTCAAGTCCGTACATACGGCTTACTTACTTCATTCCTTTATCTAGAAAGAAACCAACTTTCCTCGCAACGAATTAATTCATCTTTTTTGCAAAACCccgcatatataaatacatataaaacgatacatttataaaagaatatatatatatatatatatatatatatatatatatatatataaaatatatataaagatctaTATCCGAACAAGAGGTTGATAATAGTCGATCAAACTATCATTTTCAAAAGTgagtattttcttcttaacgaGTCTCTCTTAAACATAACGATGAAACGTACAGTTGTAGTCGCACTTCAAACAAATACTGCTTGCAAATACATCACTTTTTGCGGCATCGAGAAATAATCACTactttatctttgttttttttccaaaaactCGAGCGTTTCAGCTGCAGATCTAATAAAATCGTCATATCATTAAGGTATATCGTTATTTAACTATATGCCATgtggaataatataataatatcgattaatagcGTTATGTCATATATCACGATTATTATTgtctaataattttgatacaaaacaataaaataaagattcaTTTATGATTacaaattttcgtttctttaatggtctatctttttttacagATCACTTTAAGATCTATCTTAATCATTTATCTCGTTTCGATCTAAACGACGCTCGTTGAAACGTATTACAAATCAATCGTCAACATTATGATACACTTAATTGTGACATTAATTCACCGATTTGTCAAATCcgatttgtattattttatttaacgaattatttttctattgctATTGACATTTTCCTTGCGACGAATCGTTTGAAAATGTAACAATCTTTTGTATTCGTAACAAAATAGTTAGACATTATGATATCAAgggtaaataattaaattttataaccaaataatatcaatgaaaattattattaaaaattattattaaaaaagtaaaaatggaaagtaaaaagaaagattttatcgacaaggaaatattttatcgactGAGATTATCTACGTTTATAAAAGGGTCGCTTTATGACCGACCGTCGGTATCATTCGCGACTAATAATCAATTAGTGCTGACATCTCTTGTAAAAGGAACGAACAAATTGGACGATTGTTTATTAGCCGCAATGATTGATCGACTGATGGTAAAATCGATGCAAAATGTACggataaacattattttaaaatatttacaaaaattgcATTGTATAAGAGCTTGTAAaactagaaaatataatttttttaatgacttGAAAAAGCTTACAATTATATTCtctcgtataatatatttgtattaaaaatatagtaaatttgtttaatagaTTTTTGTGATGTGTTTTTCCGTTGTTTTCCAGCGcgaaaaatttttcacgatCAAAACGATGGATCTGCCACTGTTATTTCGagcaatatataaaacatagcTTTGGGACAAATCATCGAACTTCGTAAGAGAGTTTCCTTTCAGACGTCGGAGCAACGAGTGACCTGTTTCCCTTGTCGCTAGTAGAAATCTATTGAATTTCACGAAGCGCGTTACAGAAGTCGTTGCCTTCGATTTTCTGGTAAATAGTGTCGCCAATGGAATTAATTGTCAGCAATTTTCTACCCTCAAAATCGTGACTTTTATGCAACATTAGAAATCTTCTTTCGAATGTCTCGTTCGAAAAGCAACGATCTATTTTTTCAATtccgattttttctttccgagaaaagaaaagaaaattataaacaagaaaagaaaaatttcattcaagGAAACAGCGTCTTTATGGAAGAGATACGCGATCGTAAACACTCGAAGATaacgatttaatcgatattaattatatttcaggaaagatgaaaagatGACGGGAAAGGTGAGAAAGAAGTATCGAAacataaaatgaagaagaagaagaagatgaagaaaaagaagacgaagaagaagaagtgtaGATGAGAAGCAAGCGGTTGCTTGTTATCGAACAGCGCATGTGTCCTATgtaaagtaagagaaagagagatagagaagcaTTGGGGCGCCGCGACGGCGTCGAACGGCGTCGAACGGCGGCGAGGGCAGCGCCGACGTTGTGCCACGGCGAGGTGGATAGTCGCAATCATGCCACCACCCTGACGCACGTTCCCGTATCTACGGTGCGTCTCAAGAAACGGCGAAAGGGAGCAAATTTTCGCGGTTGCACCATTgagaggaaaacaaaaatagagataCAGATAGACGTAGGATAGATACcatatctctgtctttctcttccttcgctCTGCTCGTAAGCAAGCGAGGagccaaagagaaagagagagagagagagggaaagaaagagatagatagagatagagagagagagagagagagagagagagagagagagagatagaaagagagtaatAAACGTGCATCGAATGAACGAGACGTCGTGAACGTGGACCGACCGACTGACCGAGAAGTGAGGATAAATCGACAGGAAGCTCGCGAGTGCGTCGATAAGTAaatttatagaagaaaaaaagagagaaagagaagagagaatcatgaaagaagagtaaaagagagagagagagagagagagagagaaagagagaaaatgaaaaaacgcAAGGGTACAATCGAGATCCTTCTTTGATACCGGACGGTACGGGAAGTAAtggacttcttcttcttcgattgAAAGCTTACGAGCTTACGCGCAAGCTCTCTCGCATGCGTGAGAGAAAGAACCTATACTTTCTTCCCCcgcctcctctctctctctctctctctctctctctctctttttctgtttcttttttcttttccatgaGACACAAGTGTTCGACAAAATAGGGACACGTGTCAATCgtgttttctcttcttctttttcttcttcctctttttctccttcttcttcttcttcttcttcttcgtcttcgtcttcttcgtcttcttcgtacTGGTTCAGCGAAAGGAGAGGAAATCAAAAAGggtgagagatagatagagatagagatagatagagagggagagagtggcCAAGTGGTGAAAGCAGTGCACGCTGCACGTGTTACTTCAACCGAGCCGTATCGATCGCCCGGAAGTATATACGAGAATTGTTCTCGAGGACGCTCTAGTACACGCGCGTGTTACCTCCCACGATATGACGCGTGCTACCACGCGTGACTGGACGCATCTTTTTCAGTTTGTAAATACTTCTcgctattctttttctcctcgacTTCGAAATCATCCACAACTTTCAATCGATGTTTCCAATGTAGGTATGTCTAAACTGTCGGTTCGTCTACCTATCCatctgaatatttttcttcgttcgagaGAAGAGTAAGAAACGAGTTGGTAATCGTTCAAAATCGCTTCTTAAACGAGTGATGTGAAGTGATCATATCGAATGGtgtttatttttcaacgattCAGTCTCTcttattcaaaagaaaaataaaataaaattacaaaaattctCGTTCACCCGGAGATTGTCTGACGCTTACACAATCGAGTgaaatttttctgttttcacGGGGGCTGAAAAGAGATACATGCATATGGTACGAGTTCTTATCAAAGGGGATTGCCAGTgaaaatcgtgaaaataaGTTTACGATCGATCCTGACGTATTTAAAgacgtttttcgaaaagaatATTCTCATCCATAGCGCCgtcgttttatatttaataggtACGTAAAATTCaatcttattatttgttcTCATTTTCAAGAGCAACTCCCATCCGATTTTATCTTAAAACACATCTTTTCAATTTCAACGAGAGGAACGATCCTCGTGGAGTACTCGTGATGGAACGTGCTCCATCGTCTCGAAACTGTGAGGATATTTATGCGTGAGCGTATATACGCGTTTTTATTCCCAGAGGCAAAGGAAAAGACTGCTTCGCGGAAAGTAGTATCGTTCACGAATTGGATTATCTCTTGATTTTGTCTTTGAATAGCAATCATGTGGTCTCGTTCCAAAGAACTACTCGTAGCTCGATATAAACTAATTCGACTAATgggtaataaaagtaaaatagaaaaatacaaaaatcagTACGTGTGAAAGAATAAAGTGTAttcttattaacattatagagaaaaaaaaagaatagtatccatttcattgataataccgatcacaaaagttattaataattttgccaatattcttcttgttattaacGTCTAATTACATTTACCgggaaaaatgagaaagagataggcgGAAGAAACGGAAATCGTGATTAGTACGATCGCATTagttttctcactttttcagAATCGcttggagagaaaaagaaaagcaaaaaaagaaaaagaaagcagcATATTTTTCTTAGAACCGGCGAATAACAGACTAAACAATGATTTCGGATATTTCGCTATGCGTAAAATCATGTCCTAAGCACGCGGGCGAAGGTCGACATAAAGAAAGGTGCTGTTTATTTTTCGTGATCTAATATTCGCCTTCGTGGGACGATATGCAAGGAGCGTGGGCCGATATCGGTAGTCAGCTGTGTCAATGGCGCACGCTCTCGCGCACATTGCTCCGGATCGTTCGAATATTCATTTCGTGGGGGTCAGGGGGTCACTTgtctcccctccccctcccccgaTCACCCCGGAGATTTTATCAAAGACGATGCTTCTTTTTGCGCCTACGAAACGATCATGCATCGTAAAAAGAGACGTGCAAAATCGTCGTAACTATCTCGGTTGGCACAGACCTCGTCACCTTTTCGGGACCGAAGAACCGCGtaaagtttattttaataatacgtgCGTAGAGCGAGCGCGTCGTCGGCTTCTCCGACGGCCTTTTCTATTTCggcttttcttccttttcgctCGAATGTTTCAAAAAAGAGACAACAGATGCCTATCTCCTCCTGTCTCTTCACTGAtacgcgaaaaaaaaaattcaacaaaTCGGACGAATATACGAAAAATCGTGATAACACGGCTCGAACGtgcttcgaaataattttcgatgATCACGTTACGTTAATAGCGTATTCTACGGAAGGATATCATCGGATGTTTTGTAAATCTATTTTAACAATTAAGATAACACGGTGTTTCGTTTTCTCGGCTAAAGAAAGTAACCTTCCGTCAATCATTTCgagtttattttaataaagcgAACGTATACGTGTACATATTAACGTCGGTAGTCGCTTCGATGGCCTTTTCTACTCTCGTCTTTACTCCCTATCCACCTGTATCTCCTGTACGAcggagaaacaaagagagagagagagagagagagagagcgatggAGTGAGATGAGATCGGAAGGGAGGGATGCTTCGCTTCGACGTTATTTTTTCGTATATTAATAGTTGAGGATCGATTAATTGATTtctcttgtaaaaaaaaaaaaaaaaagaaaaaaaaaacagaagaaagaaaagtcctGTGCGTGTAATACTTAAAACTTAAATACAACGAATATAACGTAGGAGAACATTTGCGATTTATAATTGTACGATGGACGAgtcattaatatataacgaaatatttaacgaaattCATGAAAACGAGAAGAGATCTATCGAATGAAATCGAAATGTTCTATCAATCAGATTGCACGATTCCGCGTTATCgagaaatattatacataatgaGAGCCGTCCAAAGTAATTCCATTCATGAGTACGTtttaatcgatgaaaaatgaaaatatattgtttctCGTGATTCCGCCAAACTCATTGTGTATCTCCCTTCTTTTGATTCGATAATTGATCGAATTTATTTACGAAAACAACAACTCCGTCGAGTTTCATTTAGTTCAATCGTTTTAATCGGTCTTTTTggacaagaaaagaagaagtattAAAAAGTGAGCTGGGTGTTTATGCGCGAATATATgcttgtatgtgtgtgtgtgtacgtatgagaaagaaagagagagaaaaagataaaggaaataatcgTAGATGAACGAAGAGTAGTATCGCGTATTCTCAGGCATTCTCGCCGATTTTCCGAGCGCGTCTCGAGTACGAGAACTCCTACTATTTATAAATTGGTTTGAACCCGGTCGCATTGGCGATCCTCGTCGTCGTGCGCGGCGCTCTGGTGCGGCCGAAGCAACGGGCTGCGCCTTCGGTCCGAGCTGCTGCCGCCTCGTGGAGCCTCGCGTGGGGAACAATTCGCCACCccatgataaaaatagaagcTCCTAGTCAGCTAGTCCAAGCTCCGAgctaggaaagagagagagagagagagagagagagagagagggaaatctAGTGAATGCGAGTATGAGTGAGTGtgtgcgagagaaagagagaaagaaagacagtaagattgaaaaagaggaataaaaagtaggggatagagatagaacataaaatgaaaaataaagttacgagagaaataaaaaacgcaggtgaaaaatataaagagagagagagagagagaaattttgaaTC
This is a stretch of genomic DNA from Vespa crabro chromosome 3, iyVesCrab1.2, whole genome shotgun sequence. It encodes these proteins:
- the LOC124422697 gene encoding cytochrome B5-like protein, yielding MSIEKESSSTREQESLRGIDRVSLTFRPLDMTDSETKRDGFLSVTREQTYETSSDVTFKEKTRRSKRNEEASRLGELRSISLDEVAWHDTPNNCWIIIYDYVYDCTELLKTHPGGQDVLLEYAGRDATLSFIGAGHSKIAQDILKRYLIGELPFKQRIFRIPNGVKVNGF